From a single Rutidosis leptorrhynchoides isolate AG116_Rl617_1_P2 chromosome 5, CSIRO_AGI_Rlap_v1, whole genome shotgun sequence genomic region:
- the LOC139847743 gene encoding 3-beta-hydroxylase-like — translation MLPSLSFEVFISLSILIVFTWIYLYPKTKKNSPPSPMRLPIIGNLHQLGSAPHRSLKVLAHKHGSLMLLHLGSVPVLIASSAEAAQEIMKTYDVIFSSRPQLNISSIISYGGKTVSFAPYGDYWRQSKSIYVLHLLSSKKVQFFRRVREDETNLMINKIRSSLGSVIDLSEILLTLTNDVLCRSVLGRKYDEGTLVKQMSELSELVGAFSVGNYVPSLSWVDRVRGLEARARKAHKLFDEFIQSVIDDRLDRNGKMVEDEGKNDGDKDVVDMLLEVQKEQATNDVTVHSDTIKALILEMFVAGSDTSFTSLEWVISELIRHPRVMKKLQQELRKIAQGKPEIVEDDLENMQHSYLKAVMKESMRLHTPLPLLLPRESTKDVKVMGYDIGAGTQVLINAWMISRDPATWEEPEEFKPERFLNNDIDYKGLHYEFLPFGAGRRGCPGIEFAMALSKLALANLVYKFDFKIPNNERVEKLDMVESTGITIHRKNPLLVIATMS, via the exons ATGCTTCCATCTTTATCTTTTGAAGTTTTTATTTCCTTATCTATTTTGATTGTTTTTACATGGATTTATTTATATCCAAAAACCAAGAAAAACTCACCACCATCTCCAATGAGGCTTCCAATCATTGGAAACCTGCACCAACTAGGCTCAGCCCCTCATCGCTCACTTAAAGTGTTAGCCCATAAACATGGTTCACTCATGTTGCTTCATCTAGGAAGTGTGCCTGTGCTCATTGCATCATCAGCAGAAGCAGCCCAAGAAATCATGAAAACTTATGACGTAATATTCTCAAGCAGGCCTCAACTGAACATTTCAAGCATAATAAGTTATGGTGGTAAAACTGTCTCATTTGCTCCTTATGGAGACTATTGGAGGCAGTCAAAGAGCATATACGTTCTCCATCTGTTAAGTTCGAAAAAAGTTCAATTTTTTAGACGTGTGAGAGAAGATGAGACGAATCTTATGATTAATAAGATTCGAAGTAGTTTAGGTTCTGTAATTGACTTGAGCGAGATTCTTTTGACGCTCACAAATGATGTCTTATGTCGGTCAGTTTTGGGAAGGAAATACGATGAGGGGACGCTTGTAAAGCAAATGAGTGAGTTATCGGAATTGGTAGGTGCGTTTAGTGTTGGTAATTACGTTCCATCACTTTCGTGGGTGGATCGAGTAAGAGGTTTGGAAGCAAGAGCGCGAAAAGCTCATAAACTTTTTGATGAGTTTATACAGAGTGTAATTGATGATCGTTTGGATAGGAATGGAAAAATGGTTGAGGacgaaggtaaaaacgatggtgacaAAGATGTAGTCGACATGTTATTGGAAGTTCAAAAAGAACAAGCGACCAACGATGTTACTGTTCATAGTGATACCATTAAAGCTTTAATATTG GAAATGTTTGTTGCCGGGAGCGATACTTCATTCACAAGTTTAGAGTGGGTAATATCTGAGCTAATCAGGCATCCAAGAGTAATGAAAAAACTCCAACAAGAATTGAGGAAAATAGCCCAAGGAAAACCTGAAATCGTGGAAGATGATTTAGAGAACATGCAACACTCATATCTGAAAGCTGTAATGAAAGAGAGCATGCGCTTGCACACACCTCTTCCACTACTTCTCCCTCGAGAATCAACTAAAGATGTTAAAGTAATGGGGTACGACATTGGAGCGGGAACACAAGTACTTATTAATGCTTGGATGATATCAAGAGATCCTGCTACATGGGAAGAACCTGAGGAGTTTAAACCAGAGAGGTTCTTAAATAACGATATCGACTACAAAGGTCTTCATTATGAATTTCTCCCGTTTGGCGCTGGGAGGAGGGGGTGTCCTGGCATTGAGTTTGCTATGGCTCTTAGCAAGCTTGCTTTAGCTAACTTGGTCTATAAATTCGACTTCAAAATCCCAAATAATGAAAGAGTAGAAAAATTAGACATGGTTGAGTCAACAGGAATTACAATCCACAGGAAGAATCCTTTGTTGGTTATAGCAACTATGAGTTAA
- the LOC139846532 gene encoding uncharacterized protein: protein MQFPGFMKQYPCSTRLITTSFLLTPQWPLPHSEELLLAMEESDFDHKCNEIRKIDSNQTVIGKTTLEMDKEDFDNDANDDDDDADNAEQSEGDEFEQETG, encoded by the exons ATGCAGTTTCCGGGATTCATGAAGCAATATCCGTGTTCAACGAGATTGATTACGACGTCGTTTCTTCTAACTCCGCAATGGCCTCTGCCTCATAGTGAGGAGCTTCTTCTAGCGATGGAGGAATCCGATTTCGATCATAAG TGTAACGAGATCAGGAAAATAGATAGCAACCAGACTGTGATAGGGAAGACGACACTCGAAATGGACAAAGAAGACTTTGATAACGatgcaaatgatgatgatgacgatgctgACAATGCAGAACAATCTGAAGGCGACGAATTTGAGCAGGAAACTGGTTGA